A genomic window from Bdellovibrio sp. SKB1291214 includes:
- a CDS encoding 3-phosphoshikimate 1-carboxyvinyltransferase — MAEFRFQGAIPSSKSVFNRALIVQSYFPVLDLHGFAGCDDVRFMREGLKKIKERSRIDCGEGGTTFRFMALRVSRVRGVHVLKGSQRLMSRPQKGLIDLLNQLGVQAQIKKDEMHIVSEGWKKPRNAVIKVDTSESSQYASSLILNSWLLSADLEFELVGNKVSESYFQLTLEMLKKMGLRIKQTPTGYLVPAEQRLEKLSYEVEADLSSMFTVASAGALAGTSIIENFPETTEQPDKVFVEIFKKMGVGVDLEGRKLTITKPKYLRAIDWNLFQCPDLFPVLSVVCSFADGVSKLHGAPHLVAKESNRIAKVADLFNLLGIKHEVLEDGMIIHGNPHQPLKKGVTFNPDEDHRMVMAAVLMKLMGHEINIEHPEAINKSFPEFWGMIGIKP, encoded by the coding sequence ATGGCTGAGTTCCGTTTTCAAGGCGCTATTCCGAGTTCTAAATCCGTTTTCAATCGTGCATTGATCGTCCAAAGCTATTTTCCAGTTTTGGATCTTCACGGTTTTGCCGGATGTGATGATGTGCGTTTTATGCGTGAAGGTCTTAAAAAGATCAAAGAGCGCAGCCGCATCGATTGCGGGGAGGGCGGAACGACATTTCGTTTTATGGCATTGCGTGTTTCTCGTGTTCGCGGTGTGCATGTGCTTAAAGGCAGTCAGCGGTTGATGTCACGTCCTCAAAAGGGATTGATTGATCTTTTGAATCAGTTGGGCGTTCAAGCGCAGATCAAAAAAGACGAAATGCATATCGTAAGTGAGGGCTGGAAAAAGCCCAGAAATGCGGTGATCAAAGTTGATACCAGTGAGTCGTCTCAGTATGCCTCTTCATTGATCTTAAATTCTTGGTTACTAAGTGCCGATTTGGAATTTGAATTAGTTGGTAACAAAGTTTCGGAAAGTTATTTTCAACTGACCTTGGAGATGTTGAAAAAAATGGGTCTGCGAATTAAGCAGACACCGACCGGTTATTTGGTTCCTGCAGAACAGCGATTAGAGAAACTTTCTTATGAAGTCGAAGCTGATCTGAGCTCTATGTTCACAGTGGCATCTGCGGGGGCTTTGGCTGGAACTTCCATTATTGAAAACTTCCCTGAGACCACTGAGCAACCTGATAAAGTTTTTGTCGAGATCTTTAAAAAGATGGGTGTGGGCGTTGATCTGGAAGGTCGAAAGTTAACTATCACAAAACCAAAGTACTTGCGTGCCATAGATTGGAATTTATTCCAGTGCCCTGATCTATTTCCTGTTTTGTCCGTGGTTTGTAGTTTCGCTGACGGCGTTTCGAAACTTCACGGGGCTCCACACTTGGTGGCAAAAGAATCAAATCGTATTGCCAAGGTCGCAGATCTATTTAATTTATTGGGAATTAAGCACGAAGTCCTTGAGGACGGAATGATCATTCATGGAAATCCCCACCAACCACTAAAAAAAGGCGTCACCTTTAATCCAGATGAAGATCACCGCATGGTGATGGCAGCCGTATTGATGAAGCTGATGGGGCACGAAATTAACATCGAGCATCCAGAGGCGATCAACAAAAGCTTTCCAGAGTTTTGGGGTATGATCGGAATTAAACCATGA
- the aroC gene encoding chorismate synthase, with the protein MSSANQFGSRFTMASFGESHGTALGVLIDGCPAGVDFDSAMLTHEMERRRPGYHGSGQIVSGRQETDVPEVLSGVFDGKTLGTPIAIIVRNQDARSNDYSKIQNSPRAGHADDVWKNKFGHSDHRGGGRSSGRETVSRVMAGAVAKMMMTKVSPKTRVIGYASQIGPITLTAEDRNNVSNVHVDSFQARFPSKEDQKVAELLKKAQENGDSYGGIAEILIQAPPAHLGQPVFHKLKSDLAMAFMSVGAANGFELGLGFDSADVQGTEFHQGSQDVYGGIRGGISTGESILLRVSFKPTSSILDVAKKGRHDPCIVTRAIPVLEAMTWLVLADHYLWAKTDKL; encoded by the coding sequence ATGAGTTCAGCAAATCAATTTGGGTCCCGTTTCACGATGGCGTCCTTTGGTGAAAGCCATGGAACTGCTTTGGGAGTTTTAATTGACGGTTGTCCTGCAGGCGTTGATTTCGATTCCGCCATGTTAACTCATGAAATGGAAAGGCGTCGTCCCGGGTATCATGGGTCGGGCCAAATTGTTTCTGGTCGTCAAGAAACGGACGTGCCCGAAGTTCTAAGCGGTGTTTTTGATGGTAAAACTTTGGGGACTCCCATTGCAATTATCGTCCGAAACCAAGATGCACGTTCCAATGACTATTCAAAAATTCAGAACTCGCCCCGTGCGGGCCATGCTGATGATGTTTGGAAAAACAAATTCGGTCATAGCGATCATCGTGGCGGTGGCAGATCTTCTGGACGTGAAACTGTGTCTCGTGTGATGGCGGGTGCAGTTGCCAAGATGATGATGACGAAGGTCAGCCCGAAAACACGTGTGATAGGATATGCCTCGCAAATCGGTCCTATCACTTTGACTGCAGAGGACCGAAATAACGTCAGCAACGTTCATGTTGATTCCTTTCAAGCTCGCTTTCCGTCGAAGGAAGATCAAAAAGTCGCTGAGCTTTTAAAAAAGGCTCAAGAAAATGGCGATAGCTATGGTGGAATTGCAGAAATTTTAATTCAAGCTCCACCGGCTCATCTGGGACAGCCAGTATTTCATAAATTGAAGTCAGATCTTGCCATGGCTTTCATGAGTGTGGGCGCTGCTAACGGATTTGAGCTGGGTTTAGGTTTTGACTCTGCAGATGTTCAGGGAACTGAGTTTCACCAGGGCTCTCAAGATGTCTATGGCGGTATTCGCGGTGGTATTTCCACGGGCGAGTCCATTTTATTACGAGTTTCTTTTAAGCCGACCAGTTCTATTTTGGACGTGGCTAAAAAGGGACGTCACGATCCTTGTATCGTGACTCGCGCAATCCCAGTGCTGGAAGCCATGACATGGCTGGTATTGGCAGACCATTACCTGTGGGCTAAAACAGACAAACTGTAA
- the aroF gene encoding 3-deoxy-7-phosphoheptulonate synthase gives MEIQTMQTSPSTQIVNVGGFDIGGPEFTVIAGPCSIESHAQFLETASGVKASGAHLLRGGIWKMRTSPTAFQGLGNSAFDMVKDVCKQLNMSLVSEVTDIRQIAEVYDVVECFQVGSRSMQNYELLKELGRQKKPVLLKRGLAAYIEEWIKASEYVVKAGNNNVILCERGIRTFETATRNTLDLNAVAFAKKNTHLPVIVDPSHAVGIRALVPDLAYAAAAVGADGIIVEVHPRPSEALSDGMQALTLQDFETMMRKLDKILTAIDRPLHKVTAHAH, from the coding sequence ATGGAAATCCAAACTATGCAAACAAGTCCCTCAACCCAAATCGTCAATGTTGGCGGGTTCGACATTGGGGGTCCCGAATTTACCGTTATCGCGGGTCCATGCTCTATCGAGAGCCATGCACAATTCCTTGAGACCGCTTCGGGCGTGAAAGCTTCTGGGGCTCACCTTCTTCGCGGTGGGATTTGGAAAATGCGCACCTCCCCAACAGCCTTCCAAGGTTTGGGAAATTCTGCTTTCGACATGGTTAAAGACGTCTGCAAACAGCTGAACATGAGCCTTGTTTCTGAAGTGACTGACATCCGTCAAATCGCTGAAGTTTACGACGTTGTTGAGTGCTTCCAAGTCGGTTCTCGCTCTATGCAAAACTATGAACTTTTAAAAGAGCTAGGCCGTCAGAAAAAACCTGTTTTGTTGAAACGCGGTTTAGCTGCTTACATCGAAGAATGGATCAAAGCCTCTGAGTACGTCGTTAAAGCTGGTAACAACAACGTTATCCTTTGCGAACGTGGTATCCGTACTTTCGAAACGGCAACACGCAACACTTTGGATTTGAATGCCGTGGCATTCGCTAAGAAAAACACTCACCTGCCAGTTATCGTAGATCCTTCTCATGCCGTGGGTATCCGCGCATTAGTTCCAGATCTTGCTTACGCAGCTGCAGCTGTGGGCGCTGACGGTATCATCGTGGAAGTTCACCCTCGTCCATCAGAAGCTCTTTCTGATGGTATGCAAGCTCTGACTTTGCAAGACTTCGAAACGATGATGAGAAAACTTGATAAAATCCTGACTGCTATCGATCGTCCTCTTCACAAGGTAACAGCACATGCACACTGA
- the ung gene encoding uracil-DNA glycosylase: MKTLKAFLQKEYKAGKTIYPQGDEYFAALNLTPLDKVKVVIVGQDPYHGPGQAHGLCFSVRDGVRFPPSLLNIFKELNADVGVTIPKSGSLTKWAEHGVLLLNAVLTVEDGKAAAHAGKGWEQFTDKIIHVLNEEKENLVFILWGAYAQKKASFVDRKKHYVIESVHPSPLSAHRGFFGTKPFSKANAYLTSKGKEPVDWSL; encoded by the coding sequence ATGAAAACTTTGAAGGCGTTTTTACAGAAGGAGTATAAAGCAGGCAAAACTATTTACCCGCAGGGAGACGAGTATTTTGCAGCTTTGAATTTAACACCGCTTGATAAAGTGAAAGTCGTGATCGTGGGGCAAGACCCTTATCACGGACCAGGACAAGCCCATGGATTGTGTTTCTCGGTTCGCGATGGCGTGCGTTTTCCTCCTTCTCTTTTAAATATTTTTAAAGAATTAAATGCTGATGTCGGAGTGACTATTCCAAAAAGTGGTTCTTTGACTAAGTGGGCTGAGCATGGAGTGCTTTTGCTTAACGCAGTTCTGACTGTTGAGGATGGCAAAGCGGCGGCACATGCGGGCAAAGGCTGGGAGCAATTCACCGATAAGATCATTCATGTGTTGAATGAGGAAAAAGAAAACCTCGTTTTTATTTTGTGGGGAGCTTACGCGCAAAAGAAAGCTTCTTTTGTTGACCGCAAAAAACATTACGTCATCGAGTCTGTCCATCCATCACCGTTGTCGGCACATCGCGGCTTTTTTGGAACAAAACCATTCTCTAAAGCCAACGCCTATCTGACGTCCAAGGGCAAAGAGCCTGTGGACTGGAGCCTCTAG
- a CDS encoding 1,4-dihydroxy-2-naphthoyl-CoA synthase: protein MVSDIFTPEWWTEVPGFDFKDITYHRAKNQGTVRIAFNRPEVRNAFRPQTVDELYIALEHARTTPDVGVVLITGNGPSPKDAGWAFCSGGDQRIRGKDGYKYEDKEAQGKADLARLGRLHILEVQRLIRFMPKIVVAVVPGWAVGGGHSLHVVCDLTLASKEHAIFKQTDPDVASFDSGYGSAYLARMVGQKRAREIFFLGRNYSAQEAFEMGMVNAVIPHKDLEKVALEWAAEMNSKSPTAMRMLKFGFNMIDDGLVGQQLFAGEATRLAYGTEEAVEGRGSFVEKRPRDFTKFPWHY, encoded by the coding sequence ATGGTTTCTGATATTTTCACACCAGAATGGTGGACTGAAGTTCCTGGTTTTGATTTTAAAGATATAACTTATCACCGCGCTAAAAATCAGGGGACGGTTCGTATCGCATTCAATCGTCCTGAAGTGCGTAATGCTTTCCGCCCACAAACAGTGGACGAGCTTTACATCGCTCTTGAGCATGCACGCACAACTCCAGATGTTGGCGTTGTTTTGATCACAGGTAACGGCCCATCTCCTAAGGACGCCGGCTGGGCATTCTGCTCTGGTGGCGACCAACGCATCCGCGGTAAAGATGGTTACAAATACGAAGACAAAGAGGCGCAAGGGAAGGCTGATTTAGCTCGCTTGGGTCGTTTGCATATTCTAGAAGTTCAACGTCTTATTCGCTTCATGCCTAAAATCGTGGTTGCAGTTGTGCCGGGATGGGCAGTGGGTGGTGGCCACTCATTGCACGTGGTTTGCGATCTGACTCTTGCAAGTAAAGAGCACGCGATCTTTAAACAAACGGATCCAGACGTGGCAAGCTTTGATAGCGGTTACGGATCAGCCTACTTGGCTCGTATGGTGGGTCAAAAGCGTGCTCGCGAAATCTTTTTCCTAGGCCGCAACTATTCGGCGCAAGAAGCGTTCGAAATGGGTATGGTCAACGCCGTCATCCCTCACAAAGATCTCGAAAAAGTTGCTTTGGAATGGGCCGCAGAGATGAACTCTAAGAGTCCAACGGCGATGCGCATGTTGAAGTTCGGCTTCAATATGATCGACGATGGTTTAGTGGGCCAGCAGTTGTTCGCAGGCGAGGCTACCAGACTGGCTTACGGTACAGAGGAAGCAGTCGAAGGCCGTGGATCTTTCGTCGAGAAACGCCCTCGTGATTTCACTAAATTCCCATGGCACTACTAA
- the ubiE gene encoding bifunctional demethylmenaquinone methyltransferase/2-methoxy-6-polyprenyl-1,4-benzoquinol methylase UbiE: protein MHTENQKHSPNPEIIRSMFSKVAANYDKGNNVLSMGVHHLWRKKLVKYSGAKLGDRVLDCATGTGDLAIEFKQTVGSAGQVTGTDFCAEMLIPAPGKAADKGLDIKFEQADVTQLNYADDSFDISSISFGIRNVGNPVKGLSEMARVVKPGGKVMVLEFGQVNIPVFGALYNFYSQNILPKIGGLVTGQKDAYEYLQKSSAAFPCREEFLDMMKETGAFSHVEYTTLTGGIAYIYKGTVK from the coding sequence ATGCACACTGAGAATCAAAAACACTCTCCGAATCCTGAAATCATCCGCAGCATGTTCTCTAAAGTTGCTGCGAATTATGATAAAGGCAACAACGTGCTTTCCATGGGTGTTCATCACTTGTGGAGAAAAAAGTTAGTTAAGTATTCTGGCGCAAAGTTAGGCGACAGGGTATTGGACTGCGCAACGGGGACTGGTGACCTTGCAATTGAATTCAAACAAACTGTGGGTTCAGCAGGTCAAGTAACTGGCACAGACTTCTGCGCTGAAATGTTGATCCCAGCTCCCGGCAAAGCGGCTGATAAAGGCTTGGACATCAAGTTCGAACAAGCAGACGTGACGCAATTAAATTACGCTGATGATTCATTCGATATTTCTTCGATCTCTTTCGGCATCCGCAACGTGGGTAACCCGGTTAAGGGCTTAAGCGAAATGGCTCGCGTGGTGAAACCAGGCGGCAAGGTGATGGTTCTTGAATTCGGTCAGGTGAACATCCCTGTGTTCGGCGCACTTTACAATTTCTATTCTCAAAATATTCTGCCGAAAATCGGGGGCTTAGTAACAGGCCAAAAAGATGCTTACGAATACTTGCAGAAGTCTTCGGCTGCATTCCCTTGCCGTGAAGAGTTCTTAGACATGATGAAAGAAACCGGTGCGTTCTCTCATGTAGAGTACACGACTTTGACCGGTGGAATCGCATACATCTACAAAGGCACTGTTAAGTAA
- a CDS encoding M14 family zinc carboxypeptidase has protein sequence MMKPLRYLLVSMICSVAGFSAAHAEFANLDQTCVNDLKKFPGAWDDKLLQQACAKVTIDPQCVSVEGRPIYHYNKTATEDGAKRILVISLIHGDETHAGTVGRYWMERLESIAPRNTWRVVPVLNPDGVKLKTRTNANKIDVNRNFPTKDWDSGAIASWKKTTSENPRRFPGNEGGSEPETKCALHHIEDFKPDFIVSVHTPLKVLDFDGPKFSPPPKFDYLPWKSLGNYPGSLGRYMWMERSTPVLTMELKENLPPNLSPFDRLQDIIGTLVKLDAQRKAATPVKADSTATTTGKNKYLPLAFDAGK, from the coding sequence ATGATGAAGCCACTTCGTTACCTCCTAGTAAGTATGATTTGTTCCGTCGCAGGGTTTTCCGCAGCACATGCGGAGTTCGCAAACCTTGATCAAACCTGCGTGAACGACCTTAAAAAATTCCCAGGTGCGTGGGATGACAAACTTTTGCAACAAGCTTGTGCAAAAGTGACCATCGACCCTCAATGCGTCAGTGTTGAAGGACGTCCTATTTATCACTACAACAAAACGGCAACAGAAGACGGCGCAAAACGTATTCTGGTGATCAGCTTGATTCACGGTGATGAAACGCATGCGGGAACAGTGGGCCGTTATTGGATGGAGCGCTTGGAAAGTATCGCTCCAAGAAACACTTGGAGAGTCGTTCCAGTTTTGAATCCTGACGGCGTAAAATTAAAAACTCGTACGAATGCCAACAAGATCGACGTGAACAGAAACTTCCCAACAAAAGATTGGGATTCTGGTGCCATTGCGTCTTGGAAAAAAACGACAAGTGAAAATCCACGCCGCTTCCCAGGAAACGAAGGTGGAAGTGAGCCTGAAACCAAATGTGCGCTTCATCACATTGAAGATTTCAAACCCGATTTCATCGTGTCGGTACATACACCTTTAAAAGTTTTGGATTTCGATGGTCCTAAGTTTTCTCCGCCGCCAAAGTTTGATTACTTGCCGTGGAAAAGTTTGGGGAATTATCCAGGTAGTTTAGGTCGTTATATGTGGATGGAAAGAAGCACTCCGGTTTTGACGATGGAGTTGAAAGAAAATCTTCCACCGAACTTGTCACCGTTCGATAGATTACAAGACATTATCGGGACGTTGGTGAAACTAGATGCGCAAAGAAAAGCAGCAACCCCGGTGAAAGCAGATTCGACAGCGACGACCACAGGCAAAAACAAATACCTGCCTTTAGCGTTCGACGCTGGAAAATAG
- a CDS encoding branched-chain amino acid aminotransferase → MTNISTTLVNSPKALPPSDQLGFGQYFTDHMFVAKYAEGKGWYEASIVPYGPISVDPGASVFHYGQALFEGMKAFRQQDGKVVFFRPEFNYHRLAEGAERMCLQAPPMELFMQGLHELTKVDERWVPHQPNTSLYIRPTLIGTEAFLGVRPSRETTFLILLSPAGSYFSEGAKPVKIWTEEKYLRAAPGGLGAVKAGANYASSLKAALEAKQKGYAQVLWLDVERLGIEEVGTMNVFFVFNNEIVTPALNGSILSGGTRDAIIQVLKKKNLPVVERRITITEVIERLAKGELKEAFGTGTAAVISPIGVIHYNEKDWAINDNETGPLSNELYKEITGIQSGAIKDSMGWITPLT, encoded by the coding sequence ATGACAAACATCTCTACAACGCTCGTGAATTCTCCGAAGGCTTTACCTCCGTCTGATCAACTTGGTTTTGGTCAATACTTCACTGACCACATGTTTGTGGCAAAGTATGCTGAAGGAAAAGGTTGGTATGAAGCTTCTATCGTTCCTTACGGTCCGATTTCCGTGGACCCGGGAGCATCGGTATTTCACTATGGCCAAGCGCTTTTTGAAGGTATGAAGGCTTTCCGTCAACAAGACGGCAAAGTTGTTTTCTTCCGCCCAGAGTTTAACTATCACCGTTTGGCAGAGGGCGCAGAACGCATGTGCTTGCAAGCGCCTCCCATGGAACTTTTCATGCAAGGTTTGCATGAGCTTACAAAAGTTGACGAGCGCTGGGTTCCTCATCAACCAAATACTTCCTTGTACATCCGTCCTACTTTGATTGGGACTGAGGCATTCTTGGGTGTTCGTCCTTCCCGCGAAACGACTTTTTTAATCTTGTTGTCGCCTGCGGGCTCTTATTTCTCTGAAGGTGCGAAACCCGTAAAAATCTGGACAGAAGAAAAATATCTTCGCGCAGCGCCAGGTGGTTTGGGCGCAGTTAAAGCCGGTGCAAACTATGCATCAAGCCTAAAAGCGGCTTTGGAAGCGAAACAAAAAGGCTACGCTCAGGTTTTGTGGCTTGATGTTGAACGCCTTGGTATCGAAGAAGTCGGCACGATGAATGTCTTTTTCGTCTTCAATAACGAAATCGTCACTCCTGCATTAAATGGCAGCATTTTGTCAGGTGGTACACGCGATGCGATTATCCAGGTATTGAAAAAGAAAAACCTTCCAGTTGTTGAAAGACGCATCACCATCACAGAGGTGATCGAGCGTTTGGCAAAGGGTGAACTTAAAGAAGCGTTCGGTACTGGAACGGCAGCGGTGATTTCTCCTATCGGAGTCATTCACTATAATGAAAAAGACTGGGCTATCAACGACAACGAAACTGGTCCTTTAAGCAATGAGCTTTACAAAGAAATCACAGGCATCCAAAGTGGCGCCATCAAAGATTCTATGGGTTGGATCACGCCACTAACTTAG
- a CDS encoding bacteriohemerythrin, whose product MSENFFKWDQERLTTHVDAMDHEHQKLIAIMNRLHERYEQKATKAELQSIVRELASWTITHFDHEEKFFDTLEYSQAAVHKKIHKDLIERLKGHAAEFDKTGVLTPAFFQFLKTWLTAHIMGIDTKYGVIASKKSA is encoded by the coding sequence ATGTCTGAAAATTTCTTTAAATGGGATCAAGAACGCCTAACAACTCACGTCGATGCCATGGATCACGAGCATCAGAAATTGATCGCCATCATGAATCGATTGCATGAACGCTATGAACAAAAAGCGACTAAAGCAGAACTTCAATCCATCGTTCGCGAATTGGCGTCTTGGACGATCACTCACTTTGATCACGAAGAAAAATTCTTTGATACTTTAGAGTATTCTCAGGCGGCCGTGCATAAGAAAATACATAAGGATCTGATTGAACGCCTTAAAGGCCATGCAGCTGAATTCGATAAGACAGGCGTGTTAACTCCAGCCTTCTTTCAATTCTTAAAAACGTGGCTGACAGCGCACATTATGGGTATTGATACCAAATATGGTGTTATTGCTAGTAAAAAATCGGCGTAG
- a CDS encoding shikimate kinase — protein sequence MITLIIGHRGTGKSELVKRMQIAMPSSDVAYLDLDDEIEKRIGKTIRELFMEHGEQYFREMEKQMFFEVLQKPYKDIFLVLGAGFDVTIIPPELHVVWVKRQTDLDGRIFLNRPRLNPDMSPLQEYIKRASPREVRYQAAADEVYLMPEGIFEHHHQVLNLERRILSHQLQNISGGVTVLASMFDKGQRFSMFKTRYAGRGVDYFELRDDFLSDENILHFIQSFPNEKFIFSFRAAKDRAQWWKTEIAKFIIEKAFYVDWPLELGIPTEVLEKIPKDKIILSAHESSHFLDLQKLEGEVGHLKFAPLIESYKDLARLHQWQQEDDSSRSFLPRSNDGRWTWYRLRQKGHQLINFWREGDGSAGDQPSVFQWMMTPHKFVNFAAVLGDPVAHSFTPVEHSDFFAQRNIPVFAIKISRDEWNQAMPVLQEMGLQYAAVTAPHKEPAARWCHHPTLRAVNTLYFDKKQLKWIGTSTDEVGFLELIEGVGMLAPLQSEIAIWGGGGTLPMIEKVLPHATYYSSRTGEQREPGERSESVQPKVVIWAAPRIDGLLMPPTDWKPAMVFDLNYKEDSVGREYAQACGANYESGLKMFIAQAQQQRAFWKECEEKA from the coding sequence ATGATCACGCTAATTATCGGTCATCGCGGCACAGGCAAGAGTGAATTGGTAAAGCGTATGCAGATTGCGATGCCGAGTTCAGACGTTGCCTATCTGGATCTTGATGATGAGATCGAAAAACGTATTGGAAAAACCATCCGTGAGCTTTTCATGGAACACGGGGAGCAGTATTTCCGTGAGATGGAAAAGCAGATGTTCTTTGAGGTTTTACAAAAGCCTTACAAAGATATCTTTTTGGTTTTAGGTGCGGGTTTCGATGTCACTATCATCCCGCCAGAATTGCATGTGGTGTGGGTGAAACGTCAGACAGACTTGGATGGGCGTATTTTTCTAAATCGCCCTCGTTTGAACCCCGATATGTCACCACTTCAGGAATACATTAAGCGCGCAAGCCCCCGTGAAGTTCGCTATCAAGCTGCAGCGGACGAAGTTTATTTAATGCCAGAGGGGATTTTTGAGCACCATCATCAAGTGCTAAACCTGGAACGTCGTATTTTGTCTCATCAGCTGCAAAATATTTCCGGCGGTGTGACAGTTCTGGCTTCTATGTTTGATAAAGGTCAGCGCTTCTCTATGTTTAAAACCCGTTATGCGGGTCGAGGTGTAGATTATTTTGAATTGCGCGATGATTTTTTAAGTGACGAAAATATTTTGCATTTCATTCAGTCATTTCCGAACGAAAAGTTCATCTTTTCTTTCCGTGCAGCCAAAGATCGCGCGCAATGGTGGAAAACGGAAATTGCCAAATTCATCATTGAAAAAGCATTTTACGTTGATTGGCCCTTAGAGCTCGGGATTCCAACAGAGGTCTTAGAGAAAATTCCCAAAGATAAAATCATTTTGTCAGCTCACGAAAGCTCCCACTTTTTAGATCTACAAAAACTTGAAGGAGAAGTGGGGCATTTGAAATTTGCTCCGCTTATTGAAAGTTATAAGGACCTTGCACGATTGCACCAATGGCAACAAGAGGACGACAGCTCCCGCAGCTTTTTGCCTCGTTCCAACGATGGACGTTGGACATGGTATCGACTGCGCCAAAAAGGTCATCAGTTGATTAACTTTTGGCGGGAAGGCGATGGCAGTGCGGGAGATCAGCCCAGTGTATTCCAATGGATGATGACACCTCATAAGTTTGTGAACTTCGCAGCTGTTTTGGGTGATCCTGTTGCACACAGTTTTACCCCGGTTGAACATTCTGATTTTTTTGCGCAAAGAAATATTCCAGTATTTGCTATCAAAATCTCCCGTGACGAATGGAATCAAGCAATGCCTGTGCTTCAGGAAATGGGTTTGCAGTACGCTGCTGTGACCGCTCCACATAAGGAACCAGCTGCTCGCTGGTGTCATCACCCCACACTTAGAGCAGTAAACACTTTGTACTTCGATAAAAAACAATTGAAATGGATTGGCACATCGACCGATGAGGTAGGATTTCTTGAGCTTATCGAAGGCGTCGGAATGTTAGCGCCTCTGCAAAGTGAAATCGCCATTTGGGGTGGCGGTGGCACTTTACCGATGATTGAAAAAGTTTTGCCACATGCGACTTACTATTCGTCACGCACTGGAGAGCAACGTGAACCAGGCGAGAGATCAGAAAGTGTGCAGCCTAAAGTAGTTATTTGGGCGGCTCCTCGAATCGATGGCTTACTGATGCCTCCAACGGATTGGAAACCAGCGATGGTCTTTGATTTAAATTATAAGGAAGATTCAGTCGGGCGAGAGTATGCTCAGGCCTGTGGGGCAAACTATGAATCTGGTTTAAAAATGTTTATCGCTCAGGCTCAACAACAACGAGCTTTTTGGAAAGAGTGTGAGGAAAAGGCATGA
- a CDS encoding aldo/keto reductase family protein gives MHNPNMSYRNMGRCGLKLSTFSLGGWTTFGGSVKDFTSIRSILHRAYESGINFFDIADVYAKGDAERMMGGALKELPRHELVISSKVFWPMSEDINDKGLSRKHILESVNKSLQRIGTEYLDIYFCHRYDEDTPVEETIRIMDDLIHHGKILYWGTSEWTAEQIQEAMDICDLYGYYKPQVEQPQYSLIAREKFEHNAQPKAEEHGLGLVTWSPLASGMLTGKYDDGVEEGRLAKMDYLRESLYTEKNIERVKQMKKIADALECSRSQLALAWVAAQPGMTSVILGTTNVEQLQENLGALKVKITPEIDQDLKMLFSI, from the coding sequence ATGCACAATCCAAACATGTCTTATCGCAACATGGGTCGTTGCGGGCTGAAGCTTTCTACCTTTTCGTTGGGTGGCTGGACGACCTTTGGTGGCTCCGTTAAAGACTTCACCTCGATTCGCAGCATCCTTCATCGCGCCTATGAATCTGGCATTAATTTTTTCGATATCGCTGACGTCTATGCGAAAGGGGATGCAGAACGCATGATGGGCGGTGCTTTGAAAGAACTGCCCCGTCACGAGCTGGTTATCTCGTCGAAAGTTTTTTGGCCAATGAGCGAAGACATCAACGATAAAGGTCTTTCACGAAAACATATTTTGGAATCGGTAAATAAAAGTCTGCAAAGAATCGGCACAGAATATTTAGATATTTACTTTTGTCATCGCTATGACGAAGACACGCCAGTCGAAGAAACTATTCGAATAATGGATGATCTCATTCACCATGGGAAAATTCTTTACTGGGGAACCAGTGAATGGACCGCGGAACAAATTCAAGAAGCCATGGATATTTGCGATCTGTATGGATACTACAAACCTCAAGTAGAACAACCTCAATACAGTCTGATCGCGCGGGAAAAATTTGAGCACAACGCTCAACCCAAGGCCGAAGAACACGGTTTAGGATTAGTGACATGGTCCCCACTTGCATCGGGGATGTTAACTGGAAAATACGATGACGGAGTCGAAGAGGGTCGATTGGCAAAGATGGATTACTTGCGAGAATCACTTTACACCGAGAAAAATATTGAACGCGTCAAGCAGATGAAAAAAATCGCTGATGCCCTAGAGTGCTCCCGCAGTCAACTGGCCCTTGCTTGGGTGGCGGCTCAACCAGGTATGACAAGCGTTATTCTTGGAACCACTAACGTCGAGCAGCTTCAAGAAAACTTAGGCGCATTAAAAGTAAAAATAACTCCTGAAATAGATCAGGATTTAAAAATGTTATTCTCAATTTAG